The Schistocerca nitens isolate TAMUIC-IGC-003100 chromosome 2, iqSchNite1.1, whole genome shotgun sequence nucleotide sequence TTCTTCACCTCCTTCTCGAGCACCTGCGCGTACTCGGCGCACTTGGTGGCCTGGGCCTTTTGCGACCGTTGGATGCGGTCGACCTCCGCGGACCGCCACTGCTCCACCGCGGAGTACAGCATCTCGAAGTCGGCGCGCCTGCGCGGGAAGGTGCTCTTAACGATGTCCGCCTTGATCCTGGTCTCCCTGGCCTCGATCCGCAGCCTCTCCTGCTCGGCCTCCCTGGCGACGCGCCGGCGCTGTTCCTCGCTGGCCCGTCTGATCATCCTCCTGATAAGCCACGCGCGCACGTACCTCTGGATGACGCGCACCTTGCGCTCCAGGTCTCGGCGCCTTTCCTGCTCCTCCGCCGTCACGTACTCCTTCGCCGTCTTGATAACGTCGCCTTtccaagggatgtagtaatccCTGCGATAGTTCTGCGTCGCCCTGTCACACACTGTCATCTGCTGCTCATCTCGCCACCAAGCTGTCTGAGTGTCGCGGTCGTTCTTCTGCTTGTACGGCTTTTGCGGAAAAGGTTGTGTCTGAGAGAAAGCGTGGTGGTATTCGACAGCGGTTTCCTTATGCCGAAAACCACCGAGGAACGGTTTCTTTGCAAGCTTCCAGACAATTATTACTCTCACCTCTTTGAATTCCCCGTATTCCACCTGGACTCTAACTCTAATGATGCGCTTGTTTCTCATTTTCTCTGGAACGTTGCTCAGTAGTATTGGGTAAAAGGGATCCGCTGAAGTAATTTCCATGATAGCAATTTGGGAAGTACTGAGTCCCAGTGACTGTAGCGAGGACTCATCCGACAGCATCTCTCCATTCAATGTCAGAACAATCACGCAAGTTGGAATTTCAAACGCCTCTGATAAAACTTCCTTTACTTTAGAGATAGTAGTTATAGGCCAGAATTCCTCGACGAAGCAAGCCCCAGTTTCCATCATGAATTTAACTGTGACGCGATCGAGGTCAGTTGGCTGGTAGAAGGAAGACTCTTCTCCAACGTAGCGATGTTCCTCAAAAAGTCGCCGGATTTCCTCGAGCGTGGCTTCGCTCCTAGCAGTCGACGTGGTGCTTTCATTTGGGGTGCATAGACACTCCCCCTCTTCATCCAAGCTGCTTACATCTTCCCGCAAAGCATCTTCTTCTATTATCACGTCCATCTCCGCTGACTCTTATTAATTTGCTGTTTCTGAATAAAAAGACACTATCAATAATAACAAAAGTATTAAGGTATAAAGCAAAACTGCAGAGGGAATAAAGGCAGCAGGATGGAAAATGTTGAAAAGTGTAAAATATGAGAATAAAATTACAGTTAAACGCAGTCAAGAAAAAGCAAACTGGGATAAGAGATTGCCAATGAGATAACCAAATATCACCAAATGGAGTGACAAGATGAAGCCTACAGGAAATTTAGAGCATTCCAGTTGTAACGTGGGCGGTCTGTAATTATCGGAGATCAAGACAGAATGTTAATGAAGCCTGACGATTAAATGACTACACGACATAAACAGCACATCGAAGCTCTCTGTAGTGAACAAATATCAAAATTCGACATGTGTTTGAAGTACTTAAACATGAAAAGACAACCGGTATTCTTGACATCTCTACAGAATTCACGAAATTAcaggaaaaagtgttcaacaaaaTTAATGAATGTTATGAAAATATTGTCTTACCAGACGATTTGATAAACAGCAATTTAAAAATATAGCAAAGGCAGTTGACAAAACCAATTACATGACACTGCATGTCCTTTCTCGTGTCTCTTAAAATACCTCCTTTCTCTTGTCTCTCAAGATACCCCTTAACATACTTAACAAAAGTTCAATAAAAAGAAAAGCCCATCAGTGCATTGTTGCAGAACAGTCTGGGTTTAGAATAGCTATAAGAACGAGAGAAGCAATTACAGACTCGCATCCGACGCTGGAAGGAAGGTCAAAAATGACCAAGTGGTCCCGTTTCTGTTTCTATAATGAGGAAGAGACTTTCGCTTATTTCAACTAGACTAGTGTTTTCTCACTATGGAGAAAACTGGGCCGGTTCAAAATAATAATTTATAGCTTACATAATAAACGGACCACTAAAACCTGTATGAATGTGAttacaaaatgaggaaaaaaatcaGGAAAGCAGTAAAGTTGGAAATTCCTGTGCCTTCATAGCTGTATAACATATAGACTGAAGAATCAGTacaaaacaggaaaggaaacacaacaaaaattaaatcaaAAAGTAGAAATACACGCTACATTAAACTTGCTGACACATAGTGATGGTTGCAGATTCAAAATGGAAATGAACATAATGCTGTACATGCTACCTGatgcacaaaaacagaaaattatagtAATGGCGATTAGGAATCATGGTAAATTGActaatatttagattaaagttcacaGCACTAAAACTAATCAAGTAAAGCCTGCTGATGGGTGTGAAATTGGGACACTGGAGAAACAATGTAAGACCTGGCAGGAGGTAACATAAATGTGAATATGGCGGAAAATGACCCATAATTCTGTATAAAAACAAAATCTACAAAACTGGGAAAACTACGTGATATATAGGAGGTCAGAAGGCCAATAAGAGCGATACAGATAAATTTATAGAGACAAGGAAGTTGAAATTTACGGAACGTATGTTTAGCCACAATAACTATTTCATAAACGTGTATGAAGGCACGTTATTAGGCATCCTAGAAAAATGAACTATGAAGACATCACGACCAGAACAAGATGCGGCAAGTATGAGAAGATCAAAAGAGTAGCAAATGACACAACAGAATGGTTGGTagtgaatgaatgaaaatagcTTTCGGTGGAGTACATCAATCGGAACTGACATTACAACTATAAATACACATTGCAAGCATAAATACGAACTTTCATAAGTGATATAGCAGACTACCCAGGAAGCAATCTACGCTAGgacatacactaaagcgccaaagaaactggtataggcatgcgtattaaaatacagagatatgtaaacaggtagaatacggtgctgaggacggcaacgcctatatacgaggacaacaagtgtctgtcgcagttgttatatcggttcctgcggctacaatggcaggttatcaagtgtaAGTCAGtatggacgtggtgttatagtcggcgcacgagcgatgggacacagcatcttcgaggtagcgatgaagttgggatttttccatacgaccatttcacgagcatacagtgaatatcaggattttccggtaaaacatcaaatctcctacatcgctgcagccagaaaaagatcctgcaagaacgggaccaacgacgactgaagagaatcattcaacgtgacggaagtacaaaccttccgcaaattgctgcagatttcagtgctgggccatcaacaagtgtcagcgcgcgaacccctactcgtgtacccttgatgactgcacgacacaaagccttacgcctcgcatgggcccgtcaacatcgtcaatggactgttgatgaatggaaacatgttgcctggtcggacgagtgtcgtttcaaattgtatcgactggatggacgtgaacgggtcaGCATTTCAGtccctggtggaggctctgtaatggtgtgggacgtatgcagttggagtgatatgggacccctgatacgtctagatacgactccgacaggcgaagcatacataagcatcctgtctcatcatgttcattttgcattccgctggacgtgggcaattccagcagaacaatgcgacaccccacacgtccagaattgttacagagtggcttcaggaactgttctgagtttaagcacttccgctcgtcaccaaactccccagacatgaacactattgatcaTTTctgggaagagatctccacccattgtgtcttacggatttacggacatctCTGCTGGATTCGAAAGGCGTCAGTTTCCTGCAGCACCACTTCAGATATTAGCAGAGTAGTGTTGCACttttgcgtgcttgcgggggccctacacgttattaggcaggtgtaccagtgtctttggctcttcagagtaaatAACAGTTAAATCAAATACGCTGGGacttaacaaagtaagagcattgcGCAAGAAGTGTAGCGCAACGTCAGATGAGAGTATACGTTTTGGGTTTCCTGCAGCctcagttctgctgcggtacggataacataTTCATCACAGTGTGCGACTGAAATGGTAAGGAAACCTGAAATGTATTCCAAAGCTTAAGTACGCAGGACAGTGCGATTCTTGTGGGTAAAACGTCCAAGCTGCAAGCAGATTCGCCATGGAATTCTGTCGGTAAGTAGACGAAATGGAATGCAGCGTCCAGCAATAACGAAATCGTGCCAACAATACAACtaaggccgcacagacgtgggtgatgctgAGCGAGAGTCCAGATCGTCACCATGCgattccatcttttcggcaagctgaaagaacatctgggcttttccaacgatgaggacgtccAGACAGAGAtgctcgaatggctccgtgaccaaggcgCGGATTGCTGTCGTTAAGGAACTGAATGATTGGTAGGCCGTTCcaaccgttgtttacagagacttggtgactatgttgaaaaatactgtCATGTATCTGTGCCACTGTAAACCGTAGTGCAGCATTAAGTAGAAGTTACTTGGTCTgtcgatgttgttgtggtcttcagtccagggactggtttgatggagctc carries:
- the LOC126235496 gene encoding IQ and ubiquitin-like domain-containing protein, whose product is MDVIIEEDALREDVSSLDEEGECLCTPNESTTSTARSEATLEEIRRLFEEHRYVGEESSFYQPTDLDRVTVKFMMETGACFVEEFWPITTISKVKEVLSEAFEIPTCVIVLTLNGEMLSDESSLQSLGLSTSQIAIMEITSADPFYPILLSNVPEKMRNKRIIRVRVQVEYGEFKEVRVIIVWKLAKKPFLGGFRHKETAVEYHHAFSQTQPFPQKPYKQKNDRDTQTAWWRDEQQMTVCDRATQNYRRDYYIPWKGDVIKTAKEYVTAEEQERRRDLERKVRVIQRYVRAWLIRRMIRRASEEQRRRVAREAEQERLRIEARETRIKADIVKSTFPRRRADFEMLYSAVEQWRSAEVDRIQRSQKAQATKCAEYAQVLEKEVKNLFEIEKQRLSVKQERLRRKELEVIDRCAEPITWTGYKGMKVSMDTLRNQRARELRELYSALCREEAPLESRVDLLMAVKDALVVHREPPLVDDIIELVDRECDLLVRGLNTDQLEALRARLRSLFLQLMKTPEFNPEVAKYSLEYSYKGLEFSLSLCVRCQNLLPREKFLPGNRDEQLQFCRSCRWLEKASLSRTDLTPYSFMLRALRRDEKRRRCFSSVAFIMQEDDFHYLVTNIWHARSILSENKIVRDLRMSRWDVGKDWAPWNCVLLTDAEARAHVRVTSHKVYEPGFVEDVRVRHLLARQRFRNLAEAERRFRHSGAWEKVQDDVVYCPPTLEADAFQP